A portion of the Lysinibacillus timonensis genome contains these proteins:
- a CDS encoding CxxH/CxxC protein: MEKYSCEDHINHALDMFVAETKEYPIMNKVEEEQKLSTKCSYCEEAATYIVSSK; encoded by the coding sequence ATGGAAAAGTATAGCTGCGAAGACCATATAAATCATGCATTAGATATGTTTGTTGCTGAAACAAAGGAATATCCTATAATGAACAAAGTGGAGGAAGAACAAAAGTTATCCACAAAATGTTCTTACTGCGAAGAAGCTGCAACATATATTGTATCAAGTAAATAA
- a CDS encoding RNA polymerase sigma factor, with product MNDSMMGKKLNEILKFVYSYLIKMGASKEDAEDIIQDTAYKFLQYIDSFQIDNIQGWLFRVAVNQYYDMSRKKTRRKDILLKFNVQEIFEEETPEKVLMQSEQERDIHEILTKLKPKYRQLLLLKYSTGLKIYEIAELYSMKEGSVKTTLYRARKEFIEQYRRYENEKGI from the coding sequence ATGAATGATTCCATGATGGGGAAAAAATTAAATGAGATACTAAAATTTGTTTACTCCTACCTAATAAAAATGGGTGCTTCAAAGGAAGATGCAGAAGATATTATCCAAGATACTGCGTATAAGTTTTTACAATACATAGACTCATTCCAGATTGATAATATCCAAGGTTGGCTATTTAGAGTAGCAGTAAATCAATATTATGATATGTCTCGTAAGAAAACTAGACGAAAAGATATATTATTGAAATTCAATGTACAAGAAATATTTGAGGAAGAAACACCTGAAAAAGTCCTCATGCAAAGTGAACAAGAAAGAGATATTCATGAAATCTTAACTAAATTAAAACCGAAATACAGGCAATTGCTTCTTCTGAAATATAGTACGGGATTAAAAATATATGAGATAGCAGAACTGTATAGCATGAAAGAAGGGTCTGTTAAGACTACTCTCTATAGGGCAAGAAAGGAATTTATAGAACAGTATAGGAGGTATGAAAATGAAAAAGGAATATGA
- the rlmH gene encoding 23S rRNA (pseudouridine(1915)-N(3))-methyltransferase RlmH yields MNITVISVGKLKEKYLKMGIDEYVKRLGAYAKIDLIEVPDEKAPEQLSDAEMDLVKKKEGERILSKINDGMHVIALAIEGKMKTSEEMAADMESLMTYGTSKVTFVIGGSLGLHEDVLKRANEKVSFGRMTLPHQLMKLVLVEQIYRSFRIMKGEPYHK; encoded by the coding sequence GTGAATATCACTGTCATTTCGGTAGGAAAGTTAAAAGAGAAGTATTTAAAGATGGGGATTGATGAATATGTGAAGCGTCTTGGTGCCTATGCAAAGATTGATTTAATAGAAGTACCGGACGAAAAAGCACCCGAACAGTTAAGTGATGCCGAAATGGACTTGGTGAAAAAGAAAGAAGGGGAACGCATCTTATCCAAAATAAATGATGGAATGCATGTAATTGCACTAGCAATAGAAGGAAAGATGAAAACCTCTGAAGAAATGGCAGCAGATATGGAGTCACTGATGACATATGGGACAAGTAAAGTGACATTTGTAATTGGAGGCTCACTTGGTCTTCATGAAGATGTTCTTAAACGAGCAAACGAGAAAGTAAGCTTTGGGCGAATGACCTTACCACATCAACTAATGAAACTAGTGTTAGTTGAGCAGATTTATCGAAGTTTTCGAATTATGAAGGGTGAACCGTATCACAAATGA